The Candidatus Phaeomarinobacter ectocarpi genome includes a region encoding these proteins:
- a CDS encoding RNA-binding S4 domain-containing protein — MGSKSDDNDIRQRIDRWMWCARFFKTRSIAARFVGTGKVRVNGTRVTKAAHQVRPGDVLTFPLGDRIRVIEVVTFVEKRGSATIAATLYDDQSPPPPPKGKDKPKAVNPSPDAAPDSRARAKLRELKAQ; from the coding sequence TTGGGCAGCAAGTCAGACGACAACGACATCCGCCAGCGTATTGATCGCTGGATGTGGTGCGCCCGGTTCTTCAAGACCCGGTCCATCGCAGCGCGCTTTGTTGGCACCGGAAAAGTGCGGGTCAACGGAACCCGTGTCACCAAAGCCGCCCACCAGGTGCGGCCCGGCGACGTCCTGACCTTTCCCCTGGGCGACCGCATCCGAGTCATCGAGGTGGTGACTTTTGTGGAGAAGCGCGGATCCGCAACCATTGCAGCCACGCTTTACGATGACCAAAGCCCGCCGCCTCCGCCAAAAGGCAAAGACAAGCCGAAGGCTGTAAACCCCAGCCCGGACGCCGCGCCGGACAGCCGCGCCCGCGCCAAACTGCGTGAGTTGAAGGCGCAATAG
- a CDS encoding TetR/AcrR family transcriptional regulator, with amino-acid sequence MAKDTPRPDPLTVRQPKQARSKARLEAILDAAEGLIAVDGMAHLTMSNVASRAKISIGSLYQYVPTPQALLRALADRFLSEWRRDIERFMSRATTPQELSDAIAHILWRIYGTMKERPQLREIWAHMQADRELAALDLEDSRRNVDWIVDAMVRVGAVDDDDRARVVADVLLITHLSGSAIQMATGLDDDEGTQIVRAYVETSAARAGLPAPSSFPPVGSAT; translated from the coding sequence ATGGCCAAGGACACACCCCGCCCCGACCCGCTCACGGTGCGCCAACCCAAACAGGCGCGCAGCAAAGCGCGGCTTGAAGCTATTCTGGATGCCGCCGAAGGGTTGATTGCGGTGGATGGGATGGCGCATCTGACCATGAGCAATGTGGCATCCCGGGCAAAGATCTCAATCGGGTCGCTGTACCAGTATGTCCCAACACCGCAGGCCCTGCTGCGTGCGCTGGCCGATCGTTTTCTGAGTGAGTGGCGGCGCGACATCGAGCGGTTCATGTCCCGCGCCACGACACCTCAAGAACTGTCTGACGCCATCGCGCATATCCTGTGGCGTATCTACGGCACCATGAAAGAACGCCCGCAGTTGCGCGAAATCTGGGCGCATATGCAAGCGGACCGGGAGCTGGCCGCGCTCGATCTGGAGGACAGCCGCCGCAACGTGGACTGGATCGTGGATGCCATGGTGCGGGTGGGCGCGGTTGATGATGATGACAGGGCAAGGGTCGTGGCAGATGTCCTGCTGATCACACACCTTTCCGGCAGTGCCATTCAGATGGCGACCGGCCTTGATGACGATGAAGGCACACAAATCGTTCGCGCCTATGTGGAGACTTCCGCAGCGCGCGCGGGGCTTCCAGCGCCATCAAGCTTTCCCCCTGTCGGCTCTGCTACCTGA
- the fdxA gene encoding ferredoxin FdxA, whose protein sequence is MTYIVNDLCIKCKYTDCVEVCPVDCFYEGENMLVIDPDECIDCGVCEPECPAEAIKPDTESGLEKWLEVNAKFAATWPNITVKKDAPADADDFLNVEGKFEKFFTEAPGTGD, encoded by the coding sequence ATGACCTATATCGTCAACGACCTCTGCATTAAGTGCAAATACACCGACTGCGTCGAGGTTTGCCCGGTGGACTGCTTCTACGAAGGCGAGAACATGCTCGTCATCGACCCGGACGAGTGCATTGACTGCGGCGTGTGCGAGCCGGAATGCCCGGCAGAAGCCATCAAGCCCGACACCGAGTCCGGCCTTGAGAAATGGCTGGAAGTGAACGCCAAATTTGCGGCCACTTGGCCCAATATCACGGTCAAGAAGGACGCCCCGGCTGACGCGGACGATTTCCTCAATGTCGAAGGCAAGTTCGAGAAATTCTTCACCGAAGCGCCCGGCACTGGCGACTAG
- a CDS encoding acyl-CoA dehydrogenase family protein, with protein MDFNIPREITDYLAVLDDFIEKEIKPLQEQDDNNRFFDHRREHARTDWDNQGLPRHEWEELLGEMRKRADAAGHLRYALPKEYGGQDGTNLGMAVIREHLAAKGLGLHNDLQNESSIVGNFPTVLMFRDFGTEEQKAKYMEGSLKGDVRVAFGLTEPDHGSDATWMETVAKPETRDGVDGYLINGMKMWNTGVHVATHDFVFARTSGDDGSAIGITCFIVPMDAPGVNIEEYLWTFNMPTDHPRIAFKDVWVPAEDNLGGIDHGLQLAQHFVHENRIRQAASSVGAAQFCVNESVQYAKDRKPFGKPLATNQAIQFPLVELHTDCEMIRTLVHKTAWQMDQMSKQDVARQLSDKVSMCNYRANRLVCQAADTAMQVHGGIGYSRHKPFEHIYRHHRRYRITEGAEEIQIRKVGGHMFGYIGKSGGKRPEAVTK; from the coding sequence ATGGATTTCAATATTCCACGAGAGATCACTGATTATCTTGCTGTGCTCGATGATTTCATCGAGAAGGAAATCAAGCCGCTGCAGGAGCAGGACGACAACAACCGTTTCTTTGACCATCGCCGCGAACATGCGCGCACGGACTGGGACAATCAGGGCTTGCCGCGCCATGAGTGGGAAGAGTTGCTGGGCGAAATGCGCAAGCGTGCGGACGCTGCCGGGCATCTGCGCTACGCGCTGCCGAAGGAATATGGTGGTCAGGACGGCACCAATCTGGGCATGGCGGTGATCCGCGAACATCTCGCGGCCAAGGGCCTTGGTCTGCACAATGACTTGCAGAATGAAAGCTCCATCGTCGGCAACTTTCCGACGGTCCTGATGTTCCGTGACTTTGGGACAGAAGAGCAAAAAGCCAAATACATGGAAGGCTCCCTCAAGGGGGATGTCCGCGTTGCCTTTGGACTGACCGAACCTGACCACGGGTCTGATGCGACCTGGATGGAGACTGTGGCCAAGCCTGAAACCCGCGATGGCGTGGATGGCTATCTCATCAATGGCATGAAGATGTGGAACACGGGTGTGCATGTGGCGACCCATGACTTTGTGTTTGCGCGCACCTCAGGGGATGACGGGTCAGCCATTGGCATCACCTGTTTCATCGTGCCGATGGATGCACCGGGCGTGAACATTGAAGAGTATCTATGGACCTTCAACATGCCGACAGACCATCCGCGCATTGCGTTCAAGGATGTGTGGGTTCCAGCTGAGGACAATCTCGGCGGTATTGATCATGGCCTGCAGTTGGCTCAGCACTTTGTGCATGAGAACCGTATTCGCCAGGCTGCATCCAGCGTTGGTGCGGCACAGTTCTGCGTCAACGAAAGCGTGCAATACGCCAAAGACAGAAAACCCTTCGGCAAGCCGCTTGCCACCAATCAGGCAATCCAGTTTCCCCTTGTTGAGCTGCACACGGATTGTGAAATGATCCGGACGCTGGTCCACAAGACGGCCTGGCAGATGGACCAGATGTCGAAGCAGGATGTGGCGCGGCAGCTGTCAGACAAAGTGTCCATGTGTAACTACCGCGCCAACCGTCTGGTCTGTCAGGCGGCAGATACGGCGATGCAGGTGCATGGTGGCATTGGCTATTCGCGGCACAAACCGTTTGAGCATATCTACCGGCATCATCGTCGCTACCGGATTACCGAAGGGGCTGAAGAAATTCAGATCCGCAAGGTCGGTGGGCACATGTTTGGTTATATCGGCAAGTCGGGCGGCAAGCGTCCGGAGGCTGTGACCAAGTAG
- a CDS encoding GAF domain-containing sensor histidine kinase — MGQRPEALRLDKLHSGGAQSAGHGDAVKLAMFNRIMSNHRGLPLLFPLIAVLVLATLETHVSSTTIGLWMLAVICVWIEIAVFAFRYYSGRLSSDAKKLTTSLTVRYLNANIVWSAMLLIFWSPDNASQDFFLLLLFVAHLSVATATTAYEWRIYLACTMPITGAIVTACLQSNESIYLGVGALVVLVYLFMLAVTKQVIAQGESAISLRLEHDDLIRDLAKAKAQSDSALKEAEAANSQLTISERRFRALVDHAFDGIGIISDDGRIQFATETVARMFDATPEQLIGYRVDHLATPEFRPEVQDALGTLLAKAGNTASMSGWAETFSGRKIWIETTARNMLHDESVNGMVLNVRDATARMSADSELKMHLSVLEKLATGTTMPEVLSELTSAMEEQKPGMRASILLLDEESTLRYGSAPSLPPLYKDIFDGMLANEESGPCGIAASTGEPVIVTDTSNHPIFADRQDLVAKMEIGAVWSFPVKSRDGRVLGSVAMIYRTPRAPSDSDLTFINGAAKLAAVAIERRRAEQRLAEALRTAEIANHSKSQFLANMSHELRTPLNAIIGFSEMIREEMFGPIGTPEYIEYIGDIHSSGRHLLELINDILDISKIEAGQFEIDETWSDLKILARWSADLVRPRAQENQVTLVIDIADNIPQAYVDERAVKQIMLNLLSNATKFTPAGGDVTLSARLADDHDLILSVTDTGIGIEPHLIAKVMEPFGQAEGPMARSHGGTGLGLPITKSLAEIHGGTLILESEPGVGTTVTVRMPAWRTTREGPDQHTDDQAQVAAQ; from the coding sequence GTGGGACAAAGGCCCGAAGCACTAAGGCTGGACAAGCTACATTCCGGAGGCGCGCAATCTGCGGGCCACGGCGATGCCGTGAAGCTTGCCATGTTCAACCGCATCATGAGCAATCATCGCGGTCTGCCTCTGCTTTTCCCATTGATTGCCGTCCTGGTGCTGGCAACCCTGGAAACCCACGTGTCCTCAACAACCATCGGCTTGTGGATGCTGGCCGTTATCTGCGTGTGGATAGAGATCGCGGTCTTCGCGTTTCGCTACTATTCCGGGCGCCTCTCCTCGGACGCAAAAAAGCTCACCACATCGCTGACCGTCAGATATCTGAACGCCAACATTGTCTGGTCGGCAATGCTGTTGATCTTCTGGTCCCCGGACAACGCGTCACAGGATTTCTTTTTGCTGCTCCTGTTTGTGGCGCATCTGTCCGTCGCGACAGCCACAACAGCCTATGAGTGGCGCATCTATCTCGCCTGCACCATGCCGATCACCGGCGCGATCGTCACAGCATGCCTGCAGTCCAATGAATCCATTTATCTGGGCGTCGGTGCCCTCGTCGTTCTGGTCTACCTCTTCATGCTTGCAGTAACCAAGCAGGTCATCGCCCAGGGCGAGTCCGCCATCTCGCTGAGGCTGGAACATGACGATCTCATTCGCGATCTCGCAAAAGCCAAGGCGCAGTCCGATAGCGCCTTGAAGGAAGCAGAAGCCGCCAATAGTCAGTTGACCATCAGCGAGCGCAGGTTCCGCGCCCTGGTTGATCATGCCTTTGATGGCATCGGCATCATTTCCGACGACGGCCGTATTCAGTTTGCCACCGAGACCGTTGCGCGCATGTTTGATGCGACACCAGAACAACTCATCGGGTATCGGGTCGATCATCTGGCAACCCCTGAGTTCCGTCCTGAAGTCCAGGATGCGTTGGGAACTTTGCTCGCCAAAGCTGGGAACACGGCGAGCATGTCGGGCTGGGCAGAAACATTCTCCGGTCGCAAGATCTGGATTGAGACCACCGCCCGCAACATGCTGCATGACGAAAGCGTCAATGGCATGGTGCTGAACGTCCGTGACGCCACCGCACGCATGAGTGCCGACAGTGAGCTCAAGATGCACCTCAGTGTTCTTGAGAAGCTCGCAACCGGCACCACCATGCCGGAGGTCCTGTCCGAATTGACCAGCGCCATGGAGGAGCAAAAGCCAGGCATGCGCGCCTCCATTCTGCTCCTCGATGAGGAAAGCACATTGCGCTATGGCTCTGCTCCCTCGTTGCCGCCGCTCTACAAAGATATCTTCGATGGCATGCTGGCAAATGAGGAATCAGGGCCGTGCGGGATTGCCGCCTCAACCGGCGAACCGGTGATCGTTACAGACACATCCAACCACCCCATCTTCGCCGATCGCCAGGACCTCGTTGCCAAAATGGAAATCGGCGCGGTGTGGTCCTTCCCCGTCAAGTCCCGAGACGGTCGTGTGCTTGGCTCTGTTGCCATGATCTACCGCACCCCTCGCGCTCCAAGCGATAGCGATCTGACTTTTATCAATGGCGCCGCAAAGCTTGCTGCTGTTGCCATCGAACGCCGTCGTGCTGAACAGCGTCTGGCCGAAGCCTTGCGCACGGCGGAAATTGCCAACCACTCCAAGAGCCAGTTCCTGGCCAATATGAGCCATGAGCTACGCACACCGCTCAACGCCATCATCGGCTTTTCGGAGATGATCCGCGAAGAAATGTTCGGGCCCATCGGCACACCGGAATACATCGAGTATATCGGCGATATTCACTCCAGTGGCCGGCACCTGCTTGAGTTGATCAACGACATTCTGGACATCTCGAAAATCGAGGCCGGTCAGTTCGAGATCGACGAGACATGGTCCGACCTCAAGATCCTGGCCAGGTGGTCTGCTGATCTTGTGCGCCCCCGGGCCCAGGAGAACCAGGTGACGCTCGTCATCGATATTGCGGACAACATTCCGCAAGCCTATGTGGATGAGCGCGCTGTCAAACAGATCATGCTGAACCTCCTGTCCAACGCGACGAAGTTCACACCCGCCGGTGGCGACGTGACCCTTTCAGCTCGCCTTGCAGACGATCACGATCTCATCCTCAGCGTGACGGATACCGGCATCGGCATTGAACCGCACCTGATCGCAAAAGTGATGGAACCTTTCGGCCAGGCAGAAGGTCCCATGGCGCGCAGCCACGGTGGTACCGGCCTGGGTCTCCCGATCACGAAGTCTCTGGCCGAGATCCATGGCGGCACGCTGATCCTTGAAAGCGAACCAGGCGTCGGCACTACTGTGACCGTCCGCATGCCAGCCTGGCGCACGACACGCGAAGGGCCTGACCAACATACAGATGATCAGGCCCAGGTCGCCGCACAGTAG
- a CDS encoding helicase-related protein — MDADARVWALLGPTNTGKTHLAIERMLGHETGMIGLPLRLLAREVYDRVKVSAGAQNVALITGEEKIIPDNPRYWVTTVESMPTGITVDFVAIDEIQLAADPERGHVFTNRLMHMRGELETLFLGSDTIKGRIRDLVKNCRFEQRPRFSELSYAGPKKITRLPRRSAVVAFSSDQVYAIAELIRRHRGGAAVVMGALSPRTRNAQVALYQSGDVDFIVATDAIGMGLNMDVDHVAFASLEKFDGQRHRSLSAAEIGQIAGRAGRYMNDGTFGVTADALPLDNEQVEEIEEHRFEAVRMLMWRNAAMDFSSVETLFKSLETPPPARGLMRARHATDAAALALMARDERVQPMAKGTEAVTRLWEVAQVPDFRKVMIDEHASLLSNIYGHLMRTDGGSAGVIPEDWFSTQTKRTDRTDGDIDTLASRLAHIRTWTYVANRADWLSDPAYWQGVTRAIEDRLSDALHERLTQQFIDRRTSMLLKRLQLREDLMASVSADGEVIVEGEFVGRLAGLVFVPDPRAEGLDGKALRAASDKAVTGEIEERARRLVAAADDAFELTEHGRIMWENAPVGRLVVGADRLSPKTDIITGEELQAVERLAVIQRMDTWLAAHIAKVLEPLIKLRDAEDVTGIARGVAFRLVEALGAIRRDEAAEDITSLAQPDRAMLRKHGVRFGAFSIFMPTLLKPAPAHLILLLHGVQEAQGGTIDLPTPPAPGLTSAAVEAGVPDFFYPALGFRVCGPRAVRLDMLERLADAIRPKIAARAELGQGFGGAGFTADADLMSLVGCSGEVFDGLLASLGFKPHKISVRKMPEPEAKADAKQNTKAEATTSEPSAPAAEQASETPPQQPSETVPETSAIEDTPAAVDSPAEATPETSVPPAPEAETEATPDGDSPETAEATSETSAEDDGMEEIVLWRPARKGRPAPNRNRGTGKGKQASSGDAEKADDKPRGPRNQKGRGPKGKGKSGGKKQGKPAHASARPPRADKPVDPDSPFAVLSQLKSKS; from the coding sequence GTGGATGCGGATGCACGCGTGTGGGCGCTGCTGGGGCCAACCAATACCGGCAAGACCCACCTCGCCATTGAACGCATGCTTGGCCACGAGACCGGCATGATCGGCCTGCCGCTGCGGCTGCTTGCGCGCGAGGTCTATGACCGTGTGAAGGTGAGCGCCGGGGCGCAGAACGTAGCCCTCATCACCGGCGAAGAAAAAATCATTCCCGATAACCCGCGCTATTGGGTCACGACGGTTGAATCCATGCCGACCGGCATCACCGTCGACTTTGTCGCCATTGATGAAATCCAGCTGGCGGCGGATCCAGAACGCGGGCACGTCTTCACCAACCGCCTGATGCATATGCGCGGTGAACTCGAGACGCTGTTTCTAGGGTCTGACACCATCAAGGGCCGCATTCGCGATCTGGTCAAAAACTGTCGCTTCGAACAACGGCCACGTTTTTCAGAACTGTCCTATGCAGGCCCCAAAAAGATCACCCGCCTGCCGCGCCGGTCCGCCGTGGTCGCGTTCTCATCAGACCAAGTCTACGCCATCGCCGAGTTGATCCGGCGCCACAGAGGCGGGGCAGCCGTGGTCATGGGTGCCCTGAGCCCGCGCACGCGCAACGCCCAGGTGGCGCTTTATCAGTCTGGGGATGTGGATTTCATCGTCGCCACCGACGCCATCGGCATGGGCCTCAACATGGACGTGGACCATGTGGCCTTTGCCAGTCTTGAAAAATTCGACGGCCAGCGTCATCGCTCCCTGAGCGCTGCGGAGATCGGCCAGATCGCCGGGCGTGCCGGACGCTACATGAATGACGGCACGTTCGGCGTCACCGCAGACGCCCTGCCGCTGGACAATGAGCAGGTCGAGGAAATCGAGGAGCACCGCTTCGAGGCCGTGCGCATGCTCATGTGGCGCAACGCGGCCATGGACTTCTCCTCGGTCGAAACCTTGTTCAAAAGCCTTGAGACACCGCCACCGGCGCGCGGCCTGATGCGTGCCCGCCATGCAACTGATGCAGCCGCTCTTGCCCTGATGGCGCGTGATGAACGTGTGCAGCCAATGGCCAAAGGCACCGAAGCGGTGACCAGGCTGTGGGAAGTGGCGCAAGTGCCAGATTTCCGCAAGGTGATGATTGACGAGCATGCGAGCCTGCTGTCGAACATCTATGGCCACTTGATGCGGACCGACGGAGGGTCTGCTGGTGTCATCCCGGAGGACTGGTTTTCCACCCAGACCAAGCGTACAGATCGCACCGATGGCGACATCGACACACTGGCGTCGCGACTGGCGCATATACGCACGTGGACATATGTGGCAAACCGCGCGGACTGGTTAAGTGATCCTGCGTATTGGCAGGGCGTCACCCGGGCAATAGAAGATAGGCTGTCGGACGCTTTACATGAACGGCTTACACAGCAGTTCATTGACCGGCGGACAAGTATGCTGCTCAAAAGGTTGCAGCTGAGAGAGGATTTAATGGCGTCAGTTAGCGCAGATGGCGAAGTTATAGTGGAGGGCGAATTCGTCGGCCGCCTCGCAGGTTTGGTTTTTGTCCCCGACCCCCGTGCTGAGGGTCTGGACGGCAAGGCCTTGCGCGCTGCCTCCGACAAGGCTGTGACCGGCGAGATCGAAGAGCGCGCACGGCGTCTTGTGGCCGCTGCTGACGATGCTTTCGAACTCACAGAGCATGGCCGCATCATGTGGGAGAACGCCCCTGTCGGTCGTCTCGTCGTTGGCGCTGACCGCCTGTCGCCTAAGACAGACATCATCACCGGCGAAGAACTGCAGGCCGTTGAGCGTCTGGCCGTTATCCAGCGCATGGACACATGGCTTGCCGCACACATCGCCAAGGTGCTCGAGCCGCTGATCAAACTGCGCGATGCAGAAGACGTGACCGGCATTGCACGCGGCGTTGCCTTCCGCCTCGTGGAAGCACTCGGTGCCATCCGCCGCGATGAAGCCGCTGAAGACATCACGTCCCTTGCCCAGCCGGATCGCGCGATGCTGCGCAAACATGGCGTACGCTTTGGTGCGTTCTCGATCTTCATGCCTACCCTGCTCAAGCCGGCACCGGCCCATCTCATTCTGCTGCTCCATGGCGTGCAGGAAGCACAGGGCGGCACAATTGATCTGCCGACACCCCCGGCGCCGGGCCTGACATCCGCCGCCGTTGAAGCAGGTGTGCCTGACTTTTTCTATCCGGCACTGGGCTTCCGTGTGTGCGGCCCCCGTGCGGTGCGTCTTGATATGCTTGAGCGTCTGGCCGACGCCATTCGCCCCAAGATCGCCGCCCGCGCTGAACTGGGTCAGGGCTTTGGCGGCGCAGGCTTTACAGCCGACGCCGACCTGATGTCCCTCGTCGGCTGCTCCGGTGAAGTCTTTGATGGCCTACTGGCATCACTGGGCTTCAAACCACATAAAATCAGCGTACGGAAGATGCCGGAGCCTGAAGCGAAAGCGGACGCCAAGCAGAACACCAAGGCAGAAGCAACGACATCGGAACCGTCAGCACCCGCAGCCGAGCAGGCGTCGGAAACACCGCCGCAGCAGCCTTCTGAGACAGTCCCAGAAACATCAGCCATAGAAGATACACCGGCGGCGGTAGATTCGCCGGCGGAGGCGACACCCGAGACAAGTGTACCCCCTGCCCCGGAAGCAGAAACCGAAGCTACGCCGGACGGCGACTCGCCTGAAACCGCAGAAGCAACCAGTGAAACATCTGCTGAAGATGACGGCATGGAAGAAATTGTTCTCTGGCGTCCAGCCCGCAAGGGCCGCCCGGCACCCAACCGCAATCGCGGCACAGGCAAAGGCAAACAGGCGTCCTCTGGGGATGCTGAAAAGGCCGACGACAAGCCCCGCGGCCCACGCAACCAGAAAGGCCGTGGACCAAAAGGCAAGGGCAAGTCTGGCGGCAAGAAGCAGGGCAAGCCAGCCCATGCATCTGCCCGCCCGCCGCGCGCTGACAAGCCGGTTGATCCCGACAGCCCCTTCGCTGTGCTCAGCCAGCTCAAGTCCAAGAGCTAG
- a CDS encoding CarD family transcriptional regulator, whose product MAAKKKTASKKSEFKANEFVVYPAHGVGKITGIEKQEVAGHKLELIVINFEKEKMTLRVPVAKVQSVGMRRLANDDVVGQAIKTLKGRARVKRTMWSRRAQEYEAKINSGDLIAIAEVVRDLYRSDKQPEQSYSERQLYEQALERMAREVAAVEKSTDDEAVTKIESTLEKAPSRNKPEKEDEEKAA is encoded by the coding sequence ATGGCCGCGAAGAAGAAGACCGCCTCAAAGAAATCCGAATTCAAAGCGAACGAATTCGTCGTTTATCCCGCCCATGGCGTCGGCAAGATCACCGGCATCGAGAAGCAGGAAGTCGCCGGACACAAGCTGGAACTCATCGTTATCAACTTTGAAAAAGAGAAGATGACCCTGCGCGTACCTGTCGCCAAGGTGCAATCTGTCGGCATGCGCCGCCTCGCCAACGACGATGTGGTGGGCCAGGCCATCAAGACCCTTAAGGGCCGCGCCCGCGTCAAGCGCACCATGTGGAGCCGTCGCGCGCAGGAATATGAAGCCAAGATCAACTCCGGTGACCTGATCGCCATTGCGGAAGTTGTTCGCGATCTTTATCGCTCCGACAAGCAGCCTGAGCAGTCCTATTCAGAGCGTCAGCTCTATGAACAGGCTCTCGAACGCATGGCCCGCGAAGTGGCAGCTGTTGAGAAATCAACAGACGACGAAGCCGTCACCAAGATTGAAAGCACGCTTGAAAAGGCACCAAGCCGCAACAAGCCTGAAAAGGAAGACGAAGAAAAAGCCGCCTAG
- a CDS encoding flavin-containing monooxygenase, whose product MSLSSTCIIGAGPGGLAAARALKRYGVPYEQFERHSDVGGLWDAQNPGTPLYDSAHFISSKTQSAFTDCPMPEEYPDYPSGKEILDYVHHFADQYGLRDAIRFNTGVESATPDGKGGWTIKLTSGETKSFANLIVATGTNWHPNRPSYPGTFSGDAIHAVDYASPDKFRGKRVMVVGAGNSGCDIACDAAIHADKAFISVRRGYHFIPKHIFGMPADVFAHGGPKLPMPIQQWVMGKMLRLLIGDVTRYGLPQPDHKVFESHPIVNSELLHHLGHGNIQAKPDMERFDGRSVVFKDGSREELDVIVYATGYNYSMPYLAEGAVPFRAGRPDLYLTVFGRDLPGFYAMGFEETNSGGYFLYDEMANCIANAIQDRDRAPARAEQFRQETTTDPDLSGGIRFIESPRHANYVDSPTFQAALKKLAKRYDWAPVDEAAFTAMRTPAPTPQATRAA is encoded by the coding sequence ATGTCCCTGTCATCGACCTGCATCATCGGCGCCGGCCCCGGCGGCCTCGCAGCGGCCCGTGCCCTCAAGCGCTATGGCGTGCCTTATGAGCAGTTTGAGCGGCACAGCGATGTGGGTGGATTGTGGGACGCACAAAATCCCGGCACGCCGCTTTATGACAGTGCCCACTTCATTTCCTCCAAGACCCAGTCAGCCTTCACCGACTGCCCGATGCCCGAGGAATACCCTGACTATCCGTCCGGTAAGGAAATTCTCGACTACGTGCACCACTTTGCAGACCAGTACGGCCTGCGTGACGCCATCCGCTTCAATACCGGCGTTGAGTCAGCGACGCCCGACGGCAAAGGTGGATGGACCATCAAGCTCACAAGCGGCGAAACAAAGTCATTCGCCAATCTGATTGTTGCCACCGGCACAAACTGGCACCCCAACCGACCATCCTACCCCGGCACGTTTTCCGGCGACGCCATCCATGCGGTGGACTATGCCAGCCCTGACAAGTTCCGTGGCAAGCGCGTCATGGTCGTCGGCGCGGGCAACTCGGGCTGTGACATCGCATGTGACGCGGCCATCCATGCGGACAAGGCTTTCATCAGCGTGCGGCGCGGCTACCACTTCATCCCCAAGCATATCTTCGGCATGCCGGCAGATGTCTTTGCCCATGGCGGCCCCAAGCTGCCCATGCCGATCCAGCAATGGGTGATGGGAAAAATGCTCCGTCTACTGATAGGTGACGTCACCCGCTATGGGCTACCGCAGCCCGACCACAAGGTGTTCGAAAGCCACCCGATCGTGAATTCAGAGCTGCTGCACCATCTGGGACACGGCAACATCCAAGCAAAGCCGGACATGGAGCGCTTTGACGGGCGCAGCGTTGTCTTCAAGGACGGCAGCCGCGAAGAACTGGACGTGATCGTCTACGCGACCGGCTACAATTATTCGATGCCCTATCTCGCAGAAGGTGCCGTTCCGTTTCGCGCCGGACGTCCCGACCTTTATCTGACGGTCTTTGGTCGCGACCTGCCCGGTTTCTACGCCATGGGGTTTGAGGAAACCAATTCCGGCGGCTACTTCCTCTATGACGAGATGGCCAACTGCATCGCCAATGCCATCCAGGACCGGGATCGGGCTCCTGCCCGCGCAGAACAGTTCCGCCAGGAAACAACAACCGACCCGGATCTGTCTGGCGGCATCCGCTTCATCGAAAGTCCCCGCCACGCCAATTATGTGGACAGCCCGACCTTTCAGGCCGCCCTCAAGAAGCTGGCGAAACGCTATGACTGGGCCCCGGTCGATGAAGCCGCGTTTACCGCTATGCGCACACCAGCACCCACCCCTCAGGCAACCCGGGCTGCCTGA